Proteins from a single region of Sphaerochaeta globosa str. Buddy:
- a CDS encoding glycoside hydrolase family 127 protein yields the protein MNPKEITLLEGFWRNRNQLLADVIIPYQWDTLNNRTEGVPLSHAVENFRIAAKELQGIPGGTIFQDSDVAKWIEAASYSLMFQPNHALETSIDELVRLIEKSQHSNGYVNTFFTAKGIEQRWSDLEMGHELYCAGHLIEASIAYYQATGKRVLMDVMIRYANLIAEEFGPEEGKLHAYDGHPEIEIALYRLADASDDNRYRNLADYFMNIRGTVRNKNGSINADGARKPKSRWFESDYFLADKPIRSMTEVNGHAVRAMYLYAGMADQYRRTGEPELWEKLTALWNNLVQKRVYITGGIGSQSHGERFTVDYDLPPDRGYTETCASIGLVFWAWRMSCIDVDSRYADMIEKEMYNGALSGISLDGKAYFYVNPLEITPRIATFRQDMEHVLPHRAGWFDCACCPTNIARLIGSIGKYIYSFTDTHIFIHQYISSETEVPLGGQNITILQETNYPWNGEIRLGLQMQRETQATLSLRKPAWCDAWTLLINGTDWNAWYLEKGYITIDRKWVPSDTVVFRLEMPVKCIQADSRIQGYGGKAALMRGPLVYCLEEIDNGPQLQELLIDSKGNNKVEEGLIQSFPSTTILLDGYRETVRVDNLYEPMKQNERKQVQVKAIPYFQWGNRAKDQEMRVWFRIV from the coding sequence ATGAACCCCAAAGAAATCACTTTGCTTGAAGGGTTCTGGAGGAATAGGAATCAGCTTCTTGCTGATGTGATTATCCCCTATCAGTGGGATACTCTGAACAATCGTACCGAGGGTGTTCCCTTAAGCCATGCAGTAGAAAACTTTCGTATAGCTGCGAAAGAGCTGCAAGGGATCCCGGGAGGAACGATTTTTCAGGACAGCGACGTAGCAAAATGGATTGAGGCTGCTTCCTACTCATTGATGTTCCAACCAAACCATGCATTGGAAACAAGCATCGATGAATTGGTTAGGCTGATCGAAAAGAGCCAGCACTCCAACGGCTACGTTAATACCTTTTTCACTGCCAAAGGGATCGAGCAGCGATGGTCGGACCTTGAAATGGGCCATGAGCTCTATTGTGCCGGACATCTCATTGAAGCTTCCATTGCATATTATCAGGCCACCGGAAAACGGGTGTTGATGGATGTGATGATTCGGTATGCAAATCTGATAGCTGAAGAATTCGGACCGGAAGAAGGAAAGCTCCATGCGTACGATGGACATCCAGAAATTGAAATTGCTCTCTATCGTTTGGCAGATGCCAGTGACGATAATCGATATAGGAACCTCGCTGATTACTTCATGAACATACGTGGAACAGTAAGAAACAAGAATGGAAGCATCAATGCCGATGGTGCAAGAAAGCCAAAATCACGATGGTTCGAGTCTGATTATTTCTTAGCAGATAAACCCATACGATCGATGACTGAAGTGAACGGACATGCTGTTCGTGCGATGTATTTGTATGCTGGCATGGCAGACCAATATCGACGTACCGGTGAACCGGAACTTTGGGAAAAGCTTACTGCTCTCTGGAATAATCTTGTACAAAAACGTGTATATATCACCGGCGGCATTGGCTCCCAAAGTCATGGCGAGCGGTTTACGGTAGATTACGACCTTCCTCCAGATCGAGGATATACGGAAACATGCGCATCGATTGGATTGGTTTTCTGGGCCTGGAGAATGTCGTGTATCGATGTGGATAGCAGGTATGCCGATATGATCGAGAAAGAGATGTACAATGGTGCATTAAGCGGCATTTCCTTGGATGGAAAAGCTTACTTCTATGTAAATCCTCTGGAAATCACCCCAAGAATAGCAACCTTCAGGCAGGATATGGAACATGTGCTGCCACACCGAGCCGGCTGGTTCGATTGCGCCTGTTGTCCTACGAATATTGCACGGCTGATAGGCTCTATAGGAAAATACATCTATAGCTTTACTGATACGCATATTTTTATCCACCAATACATTTCTTCTGAGACCGAGGTACCGCTTGGAGGTCAGAACATCACAATTCTGCAAGAGACCAACTATCCTTGGAATGGAGAAATTCGGCTGGGCTTACAGATGCAGCGAGAAACACAAGCTACTCTCTCATTGCGCAAGCCTGCCTGGTGCGACGCTTGGACTCTCTTGATAAATGGCACTGATTGGAATGCTTGGTATTTGGAAAAAGGTTACATTACCATCGACCGGAAGTGGGTCCCTTCTGATACTGTTGTCTTCAGATTGGAGATGCCTGTCAAGTGTATACAAGCTGATAGCCGAATACAGGGCTATGGAGGAAAAGCAGCCTTGATGCGGGGACCCTTGGTCTATTGTTTGGAAGAAATTGACAATGGGCCACAGTTACAGGAGCTGCTCATCGATTCAAAAGGGAATAACAAAGTTGAAGAAGGCTTGATTCAATCATTTCCTTCAACAACAATACTCCTTGATGGATATAGGGAAACAGTGCGAGTCGACAATCTTTATGAACCTATGAAGCAGAACGAAAGGAAACAAGTACAAGTCAAAGCAATCCCCTACTTTCAGTGGGGAAACAGAGCAAAGGACCAGGAAATGCGAGTCTGGTTCAGGATAGTGTAG
- a CDS encoding carbohydrate ABC transporter permease, protein MMRSRKTSLTIIIYLLLSTGAISCLIPLVWLLRSSLMSTEDMFKLPLIIFPRNLRFQNYVEVFTMVPFAKFYLNTVIVVIANIVGALISNLMIAYGLTRIEFKGRKLMFSLSIGTLMLPAYVQLIPLFLEWNWFGQINTFLPLIVPAFFGNAFFIFMLCQFLRTIPRDFDEAAFMDGANYPLIIAKIIFPLAKPAMAVVAIFQFMFTWNDFMTPLLFLNDMEKYTLAIGIRTFISTYYTPWGVLMAAATLTILPLIVLFFSAQKYFISGLTLGGIKG, encoded by the coding sequence ATGATGAGGTCGAGAAAAACCAGCCTAACCATTATCATTTACTTGTTGTTGAGCACGGGAGCCATAAGCTGCCTTATCCCTCTAGTATGGTTGCTTCGTAGTTCATTGATGTCTACAGAAGACATGTTCAAATTACCATTGATTATTTTTCCAAGAAACCTCAGGTTTCAGAATTATGTGGAAGTTTTTACCATGGTTCCCTTTGCCAAGTTTTACCTAAACACAGTAATCGTGGTGATTGCAAACATAGTTGGAGCTTTAATTTCGAACCTGATGATAGCATATGGCCTTACAAGAATAGAATTCAAAGGGAGAAAGCTTATGTTCTCCTTAAGCATCGGAACCCTTATGCTCCCTGCATATGTCCAATTGATACCTCTTTTCCTTGAATGGAATTGGTTCGGCCAAATCAATACATTCCTTCCGCTGATCGTACCAGCCTTTTTCGGAAATGCTTTCTTCATTTTCATGCTTTGCCAGTTTCTGCGAACCATCCCCAGGGATTTCGATGAAGCAGCCTTCATGGATGGTGCAAACTATCCATTGATCATTGCAAAAATCATTTTTCCTTTGGCAAAACCGGCAATGGCTGTTGTCGCCATATTCCAATTCATGTTTACCTGGAATGATTTCATGACTCCCCTTCTGTTCCTCAATGACATGGAAAAATATACCCTTGCCATCGGAATCAGGACTTTCATTTCTACGTATTACACACCATGGGGTGTGCTCATGGCAGCTGCAACCCTTACCATTTTGCCTCTCATAGTGTTGTTCTTTAGTGCTCAAAAATACTTTATATCAGGTTTAACTCTTGGTGGAATTAAAGGATAG
- a CDS encoding carbohydrate ABC transporter permease codes for MAHSKLGFNEKRQTFWGWILISPLCLGLTLWVAFPMGLSFFTSLAKWDMLSKAQFVGFKNYISIFTEDELFLKSIRNTLYFTFLSVPLQMITALAGALLLNSQVKGKRVFRTIFYLPSLIPLVVSSVMWLWLFNNQYGLINYFLHSFGINRIQWIDSKEMVIPSLTIMNVWNIGNVIIIFLAGLQGIPNDLMEAVDIDGGTYWHKFRYVMLPLLSPIILYNMIVNMIKCLQLFVEPYIMTNGGPVNSSLSFVLHIYNNAFKYGKMGTANAMAWVLFILTMGISLLIFKTSTLWTYYEGDK; via the coding sequence ATGGCGCATTCCAAGTTAGGATTCAACGAAAAAAGGCAAACCTTTTGGGGTTGGATACTTATCTCACCACTTTGTCTTGGACTGACCCTCTGGGTGGCTTTCCCAATGGGGCTCAGTTTTTTCACGAGTCTGGCAAAATGGGATATGCTGAGCAAAGCCCAATTCGTCGGCTTCAAGAATTATATATCGATATTCACAGAAGATGAGTTATTTCTAAAATCCATCAGAAACACCCTGTACTTTACGTTTCTCAGTGTTCCTCTGCAGATGATTACTGCATTGGCAGGTGCCCTCCTCCTGAATTCGCAAGTAAAGGGAAAAAGAGTCTTCCGTACGATCTTCTATCTGCCTTCTCTGATTCCTCTTGTAGTTTCATCAGTCATGTGGCTATGGCTATTCAATAATCAGTATGGGTTGATCAACTACTTTTTACATTCTTTTGGCATCAACCGAATTCAATGGATCGACAGCAAGGAAATGGTAATTCCGAGTCTCACCATCATGAATGTGTGGAACATCGGCAATGTTATCATCATCTTCCTTGCAGGATTGCAAGGAATTCCCAATGATTTGATGGAAGCAGTAGACATCGACGGGGGAACCTATTGGCATAAATTCCGTTATGTAATGCTCCCACTGCTCAGTCCGATCATTCTCTACAATATGATTGTCAATATGATCAAGTGCCTGCAGCTTTTTGTCGAGCCATACATTATGACTAACGGAGGGCCTGTCAATTCCTCCCTAAGCTTTGTACTCCATATCTACAACAATGCATTCAAATACGGAAAAATGGGAACAGCAAATGCCATGGCATGGGTTTTGTTCATCCTTACCATGGGTATCTCCCTGCTCATTTTCAAAACATCCACCTTGTGGACGTATTATGAGGGAGACAAATGA
- a CDS encoding ABC transporter substrate-binding protein: MKSKFFVFICIFVLISSGFCFANGQKETSADQVTLKYIYWGSPAEDAAVKQALSDFEAANPTIKVEPMYLPGDLDGSTYNAKMKALAVSNTLPDVGYFRPEEFGNYAENDYFLKLDDLMARDGMGESYLSQTWLKIKGNTYGAYTAAECQVMWYNKKVLEEAGIPIPPTDYKNAWTWDEFVSVLKKITVDSKGKHPGDATFNAKDIVRYGVSYDLWSAMYYPSVWSNGGDIIGADGKTVYIDKPETIEAFQNLADLMNVHHVMPRMSGGTNISPLTMLANNQLGFYVTGQWTLLDLGGMKDFDYGVAALPIMKKPAQIYVSGVNVVFKATKHPEEAWALQKWMMDPSKTLDLYTSGLWMPTKKSYYTDEKDLAKWLNNDVHPQGFKEAVVDSMAVAINEPIKIRNINQIWGDYLNAAVESIWIGEKTAKEALTEVAEKVRKSGLLQGSY; encoded by the coding sequence ATGAAAAGCAAGTTTTTTGTATTCATCTGCATTTTCGTTCTCATAAGTTCTGGATTTTGTTTTGCAAACGGACAAAAGGAAACTTCAGCTGACCAGGTTACTTTGAAGTATATCTACTGGGGCAGCCCGGCTGAAGATGCTGCAGTCAAGCAAGCATTGTCTGATTTTGAAGCAGCAAATCCAACCATCAAGGTTGAACCCATGTATCTGCCTGGTGATTTGGATGGGTCAACATACAATGCCAAAATGAAGGCATTGGCTGTTTCCAACACGCTCCCGGACGTAGGGTATTTCCGACCGGAAGAATTTGGCAATTACGCTGAAAACGATTATTTCCTTAAGTTGGATGATTTGATGGCTCGTGACGGTATGGGAGAATCATACTTGTCTCAGACATGGCTCAAGATCAAGGGAAATACGTATGGAGCCTATACAGCAGCAGAGTGCCAGGTCATGTGGTACAACAAGAAAGTCCTGGAGGAAGCTGGAATCCCAATTCCCCCAACTGACTACAAGAATGCCTGGACGTGGGACGAATTTGTTTCAGTTTTGAAAAAGATCACGGTCGACAGCAAAGGAAAGCACCCCGGCGATGCTACCTTCAATGCCAAGGACATCGTACGGTATGGCGTCAGCTATGATTTATGGTCAGCAATGTACTATCCAAGTGTATGGAGCAATGGCGGAGACATAATTGGGGCCGATGGCAAGACCGTCTACATTGATAAGCCAGAGACCATTGAAGCGTTTCAGAACTTGGCCGATTTGATGAATGTACACCATGTAATGCCCCGCATGAGCGGTGGAACCAACATCTCCCCGTTGACTATGCTGGCCAACAATCAATTGGGTTTCTATGTCACCGGTCAATGGACATTGCTTGACTTGGGAGGAATGAAGGATTTTGATTACGGGGTTGCAGCTCTTCCGATTATGAAAAAACCCGCCCAAATCTATGTCAGTGGTGTTAATGTAGTGTTCAAAGCAACCAAGCATCCAGAAGAAGCTTGGGCATTGCAAAAATGGATGATGGATCCCTCCAAGACGCTTGATCTGTATACTTCAGGTCTTTGGATGCCCACAAAGAAGTCGTATTATACCGATGAAAAAGATTTGGCCAAATGGCTTAACAACGATGTACATCCACAGGGTTTCAAGGAAGCTGTCGTTGACTCCATGGCAGTAGCGATCAATGAACCGATCAAGATCAGGAACATCAACCAAATCTGGGGTGATTATCTGAACGCTGCCGTTGAAAGCATTTGGATTGGTGAGAAAACTGCAAAAGAAGCATTGACGGAAGTTGCTGAAAAAGTCAGGAAATCTGGTTTGCTTCAAGGTAGCTATTGA
- a CDS encoding helix-turn-helix domain-containing protein: MEFVFIPNLSELQAENCGIAILSPGWIHRKRNISTSVFILGHQGKVEIQEESEVFCIKPSSFCLLSEGRNHWGTEQIKEKARYYWIHFKTIGIPQFISEKEALTIINNKEIAKSRLSDALLLPRYMNMINTNMIREQFHALLYEQENSSFTKEKYQATVKLMLISLNEMVIDIINNSQKNEDNKSLVNKIIQLVYENLTSPDFSVKTLADSLCYNPDYLNRHFKSLMKRSLIEYIIDKRIEHSLVALIDSDKTISTIAEDSGFSSYRDFIHQFKLRKDMTPSNYRNYHRMIHITNN, translated from the coding sequence ATGGAGTTTGTATTCATTCCTAATCTTTCAGAACTTCAAGCTGAAAACTGTGGCATTGCTATTCTCAGTCCAGGGTGGATTCATAGAAAGCGCAACATCAGTACTTCGGTATTCATCCTGGGTCACCAGGGGAAAGTTGAAATTCAAGAAGAATCAGAAGTTTTCTGCATCAAGCCATCGTCCTTTTGTTTGCTTTCTGAAGGAAGAAACCATTGGGGAACCGAACAGATAAAAGAGAAGGCGCGCTATTATTGGATACATTTCAAGACAATAGGGATACCTCAATTCATTTCGGAAAAAGAAGCGTTGACCATCATCAACAACAAAGAAATTGCCAAGTCAAGGTTGAGTGATGCGTTGTTGTTGCCCAGATATATGAATATGATCAATACCAATATGATCCGAGAGCAATTCCATGCACTTCTCTATGAACAGGAGAACAGTTCCTTCACCAAAGAGAAATATCAGGCTACCGTGAAGCTTATGCTTATTTCTCTCAATGAGATGGTGATTGATATAATCAACAACTCACAGAAGAATGAAGACAATAAGAGTCTGGTAAACAAAATAATCCAGTTGGTATATGAGAATCTTACAAGTCCCGATTTCTCGGTTAAAACGCTTGCTGATAGTCTGTGCTACAATCCGGACTATTTGAATAGACATTTCAAATCGTTGATGAAACGGTCCCTTATAGAATACATCATTGATAAGAGAATTGAACATTCGCTTGTCGCTTTGATCGACAGCGATAAAACAATTTCAACCATCGCTGAAGATTCCGGGTTCTCATCATACAGGGACTTTATTCATCAGTTCAAACTCAGAAAAGATATGACCCCCTCCAATTACAGAAACTATCATAGGATGATCCATATCACAAATAATTAG
- a CDS encoding Fic family protein: protein MNYLSVADTAKKWNMSERTVRNYCANGKIPEAFLTGKTWNIPKNAMKPGRINTHAATPQTLLEILKVEHDAKTSGGIYHKVQIDLTYNSNHIEGSRLTHDQTRYIFETNTIGFPTESMNVDDIIETANHFKCIDMIIARSKFALSESFIKELHRTLKSGTSDWRRGWFAVGDYKRLPNEVGGKETTLPEKVPSEMRELLATYNAVQGKTLDEIIDFHVRFESIHPFQDGNGRVGRLIMFKECLRNGIVPFIIDDAMKMFYYRGLDEWNSEKGYLRDTCLSAQDTFKEYLDYFRIAY from the coding sequence ATGAACTATCTATCGGTAGCTGACACTGCAAAGAAATGGAATATGTCAGAGCGTACTGTGCGTAATTACTGTGCAAATGGAAAGATTCCTGAAGCATTCCTTACCGGCAAAACATGGAACATCCCAAAGAATGCCATGAAGCCGGGTAGGATTAATACTCATGCAGCCACACCACAAACGCTACTGGAGATTCTCAAGGTTGAGCACGATGCAAAAACCTCGGGTGGTATCTACCACAAGGTGCAGATTGACCTTACCTATAACTCAAACCATATCGAAGGCAGCCGCCTTACTCACGACCAGACCCGCTATATCTTCGAAACGAACACCATCGGTTTTCCCACAGAATCCATGAATGTAGACGACATCATAGAGACTGCCAACCATTTCAAGTGCATCGATATGATCATAGCGCGGTCAAAGTTTGCATTATCTGAGAGTTTTATCAAGGAACTTCACCGTACGCTGAAAAGCGGCACCAGCGACTGGCGTCGCGGCTGGTTTGCAGTGGGCGACTACAAGCGTTTGCCCAATGAGGTTGGCGGCAAAGAAACCACGTTACCGGAAAAAGTACCCTCTGAGATGCGTGAGCTGCTGGCAACATATAATGCAGTCCAGGGTAAGACTCTGGATGAAATTATTGATTTTCATGTACGCTTCGAGTCCATTCATCCGTTTCAGGACGGAAACGGTCGTGTTGGTCGACTGATTATGTTCAAAGAATGCCTAAGAAACGGCATCGTGCCGTTCATCATTGATGATGCTATGAAGATGTTCTATTATCGAGGCCTTGATGAGTGGAACAGCGAAAAAGGCTATCTGAGAGACACTTGTCTCTCTGCTCAGGATACTTTCAAGGAATACCTGGACTATTTCAGAATTGCTTACTGA
- a CDS encoding ATP-binding protein, which yields MIIKRDYYLQKLIRRRENGMVKVIIGLRRSGKSFLLFNLYHDYLISTGVKEEQIIGIALDDIHYTQYRDVSKLNTFIRAKLENSSQMYYVFIDEVQYALKRNEMDNTVTTELYDMLNGLMRLKNTDIYVTGSNSRMLSNDVLTSFRGRGDTVEIWPLSFKEFYDFTGGDKEDAYEQYALFGGLPGVLRYSEPEDKVGYLQNLFTEIYFKDIIERYRIALPDVLEQITDALSSSIGSLTNANRLANALSSARQTNVNSNTVSSYLGYLCDSFLFSCVKRYDVKGKRYFSYPSKYYCVDLGLRNARLNFRQQEESHMMENIIFNNLISRGFAVDVGVVTANVKGDDQKVRQSNLEIDFIINKGMKKYYIQSTLRMDSPDKQQQEQRPLLEVDDFFRKIIISKTKMKPWVNEKGVITIGLMDFLLDESALDAL from the coding sequence ATGATAATCAAGCGTGACTATTACCTTCAAAAACTAATACGGAGAAGGGAAAACGGAATGGTGAAAGTCATCATTGGTTTGAGAAGAAGTGGCAAGAGCTTTCTCTTGTTCAATCTTTATCATGATTACCTTATCTCTACTGGAGTGAAAGAAGAACAAATTATTGGCATAGCCTTGGACGATATCCACTACACACAGTACCGTGACGTCTCCAAGCTTAATACTTTCATCAGAGCAAAATTGGAAAACTCCAGTCAAATGTACTATGTCTTCATTGATGAAGTTCAGTATGCACTCAAACGGAATGAAATGGATAATACTGTTACGACAGAGCTTTACGATATGCTCAACGGACTTATGAGATTGAAAAATACAGACATCTATGTTACCGGGAGCAATTCAAGAATGCTCAGCAATGATGTCTTGACATCATTCCGTGGCCGTGGAGATACGGTTGAAATTTGGCCACTTTCTTTCAAGGAGTTTTACGACTTTACAGGTGGAGATAAAGAGGATGCATACGAGCAATACGCATTGTTCGGAGGGCTTCCAGGAGTTCTGCGTTACTCAGAACCGGAAGATAAAGTGGGATATTTACAAAATCTTTTCACTGAGATTTACTTCAAGGATATCATCGAAAGATATAGGATCGCATTACCTGATGTATTGGAACAGATTACTGATGCGCTTAGCTCTTCCATTGGATCACTGACTAATGCCAATCGTCTTGCAAATGCACTGTCGTCGGCAAGGCAGACGAACGTGAACTCAAATACAGTATCCTCTTATCTTGGTTACCTTTGTGATTCATTTTTATTCAGCTGTGTAAAGCGGTATGATGTCAAGGGAAAAAGGTATTTTTCATATCCTTCAAAATACTACTGCGTGGATTTAGGACTCAGGAATGCTCGATTGAACTTCCGGCAGCAAGAGGAGTCCCATATGATGGAAAACATCATTTTTAACAACCTTATCAGCCGGGGCTTCGCTGTTGATGTAGGTGTTGTAACTGCAAATGTAAAAGGAGATGACCAGAAAGTACGTCAGAGCAATCTGGAAATTGATTTCATCATTAATAAAGGGATGAAAAAGTATTACATCCAGTCTACCCTGAGAATGGACTCTCCGGATAAGCAACAGCAGGAGCAACGGCCTTTACTTGAAGTGGATGATTTTTTCCGTAAGATCATCATATCAAAAACAAAGATGAAACCATGGGTGAATGAGAAAGGCGTGATTACCATTGGATTGATGGATTTTCTCCTTGATGAATCCGCGCTTGATGCACTCTGA
- the ispF gene encoding 2-C-methyl-D-erythritol 2,4-cyclodiphosphate synthase — protein sequence MRVGTGWDLHRLGPGRKLILGGIVIPSETGEIAHSDGDVLVHAIIDALLGSLAKGDIGSHFPDSDPRYKDVSSTSLLTQILEHDLPPYRIENLDTTIILQKPKLREHIDAIRANLAEVLHIEIERVSVKAKTAEGILGELGTGDAVIAQASVLISEILC from the coding sequence ATGAGAGTTGGAACCGGATGGGACTTGCACCGATTGGGTCCAGGAAGAAAGCTCATCCTCGGTGGTATTGTAATTCCCAGTGAAACAGGTGAAATTGCCCATAGTGATGGGGATGTCCTGGTTCATGCAATTATCGATGCCCTACTCGGCTCTCTTGCCAAAGGGGACATTGGTTCCCACTTCCCCGACTCTGATCCCAGATACAAGGATGTGAGCAGTACAAGCTTGCTTACACAGATTCTTGAGCATGACCTCCCTCCCTACCGGATTGAAAACCTCGATACGACTATCATTCTTCAAAAGCCCAAGCTCAGGGAGCATATCGATGCTATTAGGGCAAACCTTGCAGAAGTGCTGCACATTGAAATTGAGAGAGTCTCGGTTAAGGCAAAGACTGCCGAGGGGATACTCGGGGAATTGGGTACCGGGGATGCAGTTATTGCCCAAGCCAGTGTCCTAATTTCTGAAATACTGTGTTGA
- a CDS encoding IspD/TarI family cytidylyltransferase: MAFPKHAVIVTAAGSSERFNASKELGVKKEYLSIDGHTVLYRSIAPFLQVPNCVAILVTYPEGMEDQCAVALEDLLHQNFVPLILVKGGKNRQESVYEALKFLSTMALDTEFVAIHDGARCFVSPELIIRTLATAKVFKGAAPALPATDALKIIDDNGMLTHHIERTHAVGVQTPQIFKYPEIWEAHQQAHSSESAYSDDTQIFTDFGLPVGICEGERENQKITYLEDIPDAETQIAQYLKNLEEGKRSAKAAKLLHQAMDEAKREQEGI, translated from the coding sequence ATGGCTTTTCCCAAACACGCGGTTATAGTAACCGCTGCAGGCAGCAGCGAACGGTTCAATGCAAGCAAGGAGCTTGGAGTCAAGAAGGAGTACCTTTCCATCGATGGGCATACGGTACTGTACCGCTCGATCGCTCCATTTTTGCAAGTCCCAAACTGTGTTGCTATTTTGGTCACCTATCCTGAAGGGATGGAGGACCAGTGTGCAGTTGCCTTGGAAGATTTGCTGCATCAGAACTTTGTTCCACTCATTCTCGTCAAGGGTGGGAAGAATCGTCAGGAATCTGTCTATGAAGCTTTGAAGTTTCTCTCTACGATGGCCCTCGATACTGAATTTGTGGCCATTCACGACGGAGCCCGTTGCTTTGTCAGTCCTGAGTTGATAATCCGAACCTTGGCCACTGCCAAGGTATTCAAGGGTGCCGCCCCTGCCCTCCCGGCTACCGATGCACTGAAGATCATCGATGACAATGGGATGCTTACCCATCATATAGAGCGCACCCATGCAGTGGGTGTGCAGACTCCCCAAATTTTCAAGTATCCCGAGATCTGGGAGGCTCACCAACAGGCACACAGCAGTGAATCGGCCTATAGTGATGATACCCAAATCTTTACTGACTTCGGACTGCCTGTTGGAATTTGCGAGGGAGAACGGGAGAACCAAAAGATTACCTATCTTGAGGACATACCCGATGCCGAAACTCAGATTGCACAGTATTTGAAGAATCTGGAAGAGGGAAAACGCAGCGCCAAGGCAGCCAAGTTGTTGCATCAGGCTATGGATGAGGCAAAAAGGGAGCAGGAAGGGATATGA
- a CDS encoding CarD family transcriptional regulator, which translates to MNLPQEKVQFAVGEHVVYPLQGVGVIKRIEERTFRGAVTMYYVIYLDISDMTVMIPVEKSKEMGIRPIVEQKEAQSAIDSISSKYEPMPVDWKARYQMNVDLLKQGSIASIAKVVQALYHRSKIKELPVQERKLYDNALRLLIDETAFSLKKDKKEIELLVFSRLEK; encoded by the coding sequence ATGAATTTACCGCAGGAAAAAGTACAATTTGCCGTTGGGGAACACGTAGTGTATCCTCTTCAAGGTGTAGGCGTCATTAAACGCATCGAAGAGCGAACGTTCCGAGGTGCAGTGACGATGTATTACGTCATCTACCTTGATATCTCAGACATGACGGTTATGATTCCTGTGGAAAAATCAAAAGAGATGGGCATTCGGCCCATAGTAGAGCAAAAAGAAGCGCAATCGGCAATCGATTCCATCTCCAGCAAGTATGAACCTATGCCGGTGGACTGGAAGGCTCGCTATCAGATGAATGTGGACTTGCTCAAGCAGGGTTCCATTGCATCCATTGCCAAGGTTGTCCAGGCTCTGTATCACCGTAGCAAGATCAAGGAGCTGCCGGTTCAGGAGCGCAAACTCTATGACAATGCACTGCGACTTTTGATCGATGAGACTGCATTCTCTTTGAAGAAAGACAAGAAGGAGATCGAGTTGCTCGTATTCTCCCGATTGGAGAAATAA